The following are encoded in a window of Algiphilus aromaticivorans DG1253 genomic DNA:
- a CDS encoding glutathione S-transferase N-terminal domain-containing protein produces the protein MSTTPKAISRAAVAASGGLSQLVRLPGLDLASSLLASTASGWRGSMVRVAQAEAVEGILLYEFEGCPFCRVVRAALTELDLDADIRPCPAGGRVYRPEAIKRGGRAQFPLLILDGVAIYESAEIIAALYARYGQGHKPPGRIAHRLALAGSQLATFSRGFGGLRARPAKQPREPLLLYSFEASPYSRLVRERLCELEIPYRLKSFGKARATDIGPPSVRTRFFPDAPVASRNRQELLAKTGRTQVPYLEDPNTGAAMFESKVICNYLETVYAA, from the coding sequence ATGAGCACGACACCGAAGGCAATCTCCCGCGCAGCAGTCGCTGCCTCCGGCGGACTGTCGCAGCTGGTGCGGCTGCCGGGCTTGGATCTGGCCAGCTCGCTGCTGGCGTCCACCGCGAGCGGCTGGCGCGGTTCGATGGTCCGGGTGGCGCAAGCCGAAGCGGTCGAGGGCATCCTGCTCTACGAGTTCGAGGGCTGCCCCTTCTGCCGCGTCGTGCGCGCGGCGCTGACAGAGCTGGATCTGGACGCCGATATCCGCCCCTGCCCGGCCGGCGGCCGCGTGTACCGGCCCGAAGCCATCAAGCGCGGTGGCCGCGCGCAGTTCCCGCTGCTGATCCTCGACGGCGTGGCGATCTACGAATCGGCCGAGATCATTGCCGCGCTCTACGCGCGCTACGGCCAGGGCCACAAGCCGCCGGGGCGGATCGCGCACCGGCTGGCGCTGGCCGGCTCGCAGCTGGCCACGTTCAGCCGCGGCTTCGGCGGGCTGCGCGCGCGGCCGGCGAAGCAGCCGCGCGAGCCATTGCTGCTCTACAGCTTCGAGGCGAGCCCCTACTCGCGGCTGGTGCGCGAGCGCCTCTGCGAACTGGAGATTCCCTACCGGCTGAAGAGCTTCGGCAAGGCGCGCGCAACCGACATCGGCCCGCCGAGCGTACGCACCCGCTTCTTCCCGGACGCGCCGGTGGCCTCGCGCAACCGGCAGGAACTGCTGGCCAAGACCGGGCGCACGCAGGTGCCCTATCTCGAGGACCCGAATACGGGCGCAGCGATGTTCGAGTCGAAGGTGATCTGCAACTACCTCGAAACCGTCTACGCCGCCTGA
- a CDS encoding acyl-CoA dehydrogenase, protein MFKTLMKTMQAKKMLPQISDTERLALEAGTVWIDGEYFNGSPDFRRMLKEPYSPLPAEEQAFLDGPCTELCRMIDAYEVGQSRQIPPEVLQFLKDKGFMGMLIPKKYGGLEMSTQAISTAMAMVSPYSGVVSTLVVIPNSLGAAELIKHYGTQEQKDHYLPKLAKGEYIPCFGLTEPTAGSDAASIKAEGEVFKDGDGEIKIRLNFTKRYITLAPVANLISLACQIHDPDNLLGKGEAPGITVALLHKGMPGLSTGEHHQPIGEAFYNGPIYGKDVVVPAANIIGGPEYAGQGWRMLMEQLAGGRAVSLPAGAIGGMKSVAAVTGAYSMVRQQFGIPIGRMEGVEDKVARIAALTYMCEGARVYSTSAIDAGEQPPVISAVLKAYTTELSRQTITDGMDVFSGAGVMQGPNNILGPGYCGAPVGVTVEGANIMTRTLIIFGQGATRCHPYAQNVVNAVENDDVESFRTNLLGWFGQFFVTIGRTFVRSITRGWSAGSPVPGPTAKHYRKLGWAAARYAMLTNLAMFFIGGKLKAKGKLTGRYADALAWQYFAISALRRFEAEGRKSEDLPVVHYAVNIALAEIQKAFEGIYANFDAPVIGLYMRTVGSWLLRLNSLGRGPADTETTKVAMAIQQPGAQYERIVKGVYAPTDGSPGAGRLLAAWKLGFEAQPAINKIVAAQKAKKLERGTPEEMADAAATASVLSKDESELVKRSYAARLEAIEVDVFSAEEFFGVKGMNVAPGFEGNETEAPKLAASA, encoded by the coding sequence ATGTTCAAGACCCTGATGAAGACCATGCAGGCCAAGAAGATGCTGCCGCAGATCTCCGATACGGAGCGGCTGGCACTGGAGGCCGGCACGGTCTGGATCGACGGCGAATACTTCAACGGCAGCCCGGATTTCCGGCGCATGCTCAAGGAACCATATTCGCCCCTGCCCGCCGAGGAGCAGGCCTTCCTCGACGGCCCCTGCACCGAGCTGTGCCGGATGATCGACGCCTACGAAGTCGGGCAGAGCCGCCAGATTCCGCCCGAGGTCCTGCAATTCCTGAAGGACAAGGGCTTCATGGGCATGCTCATCCCCAAGAAGTACGGCGGGCTGGAGATGTCCACCCAGGCCATCAGCACGGCAATGGCGATGGTCTCCCCCTATTCGGGTGTGGTCTCGACGCTGGTCGTGATCCCCAACTCGCTGGGTGCGGCCGAACTCATCAAGCACTACGGTACTCAGGAGCAGAAGGACCACTACCTGCCCAAGCTGGCCAAGGGTGAGTACATCCCCTGCTTCGGCCTCACCGAGCCCACCGCCGGATCCGACGCGGCCTCCATCAAGGCCGAGGGCGAAGTCTTCAAGGATGGCGACGGCGAGATCAAGATCCGCCTGAACTTCACCAAGCGCTACATCACGCTGGCGCCGGTGGCCAATCTGATCTCGCTGGCCTGCCAGATCCACGACCCGGACAACCTGCTGGGCAAGGGCGAAGCACCGGGCATCACCGTGGCGCTGCTGCACAAGGGCATGCCCGGCCTGTCCACCGGTGAGCACCATCAGCCCATCGGCGAAGCCTTCTACAACGGCCCGATCTACGGCAAGGACGTTGTCGTGCCGGCGGCCAACATCATCGGTGGCCCCGAATACGCCGGCCAGGGCTGGCGCATGCTGATGGAGCAGCTCGCCGGCGGCCGCGCCGTCTCGCTGCCGGCCGGTGCCATCGGCGGCATGAAGTCGGTGGCGGCGGTGACCGGTGCCTACTCGATGGTACGCCAGCAGTTCGGCATTCCCATCGGCCGCATGGAGGGCGTCGAGGACAAGGTCGCCCGCATCGCCGCGCTGACCTATATGTGCGAGGGCGCCCGCGTCTACTCGACTTCGGCCATCGACGCCGGCGAGCAACCGCCAGTGATCTCGGCCGTGCTCAAGGCCTACACCACCGAGCTGAGCCGGCAGACGATCACCGACGGCATGGATGTCTTCTCGGGCGCCGGCGTCATGCAGGGGCCGAACAACATCCTCGGCCCCGGCTACTGCGGCGCGCCGGTGGGCGTGACGGTGGAGGGTGCCAACATCATGACGCGCACCCTCATCATCTTCGGCCAGGGCGCGACGCGCTGCCATCCCTACGCACAGAACGTGGTCAACGCCGTCGAGAACGACGACGTCGAGTCCTTCCGCACGAACCTGCTCGGCTGGTTCGGGCAGTTCTTCGTCACCATCGGTCGCACCTTCGTGCGCAGCATCACGCGCGGCTGGTCCGCCGGCAGCCCGGTACCGGGCCCGACGGCCAAGCACTACCGCAAGCTCGGCTGGGCGGCAGCGCGCTACGCCATGCTGACCAATCTGGCGATGTTCTTCATCGGCGGCAAGCTCAAGGCCAAGGGCAAGCTCACCGGCCGCTATGCCGACGCGCTGGCTTGGCAGTACTTCGCGATCTCTGCGCTGCGCCGCTTCGAAGCCGAGGGCCGCAAGTCCGAGGATCTGCCGGTCGTGCACTACGCGGTGAACATCGCGCTGGCCGAAATCCAGAAGGCCTTCGAAGGCATCTACGCCAACTTCGACGCGCCGGTGATCGGCCTCTACATGCGCACCGTAGGCTCCTGGCTGCTGCGACTGAACAGCCTCGGTCGCGGCCCCGCGGACACCGAGACCACCAAGGTCGCGATGGCCATCCAGCAGCCGGGCGCGCAGTACGAGCGCATCGTCAAGGGTGTCTACGCACCCACGGACGGCAGCCCCGGCGCCGGCCGCCTGCTCGCCGCCTGGAAGCTCGGCTTCGAGGCGCAGCCGGCGATCAACAAGATCGTCGCCGCGCAGAAGGCGAAGAAGCTGGAGCGGGGTACGCCCGAGGAGATGGCGGACGCAGCCGCGACCGCCAGCGTGCTCTCCAAGGACGAGAGCGAACTGGTCAAGCGCAGCTACGCGGCACGCCTGGAGGCCATCGAGGTCGACGTCTTCAGCGCCGAGGAGTTCTTCGGCGTCAAGGGCATGAACGTTGCCCCCGGTTTCGAGGGCAATGAGACCGAGGCTCCCAAGCTCGCCGCCAGCGCCTGA
- a CDS encoding sulfite exporter TauE/SafE family protein: protein MEWLPWVLLAVAGAGAGALNAVAGGGTFLTLPALVAFGLPAVGANASSTVALVPGYLASAWVGRRHLRARLPVPPVAMLLGATVAAAAGAGLLLASPERLFATIVPWLVLAATVIFWLGAPRAAGAASATRLLPLLLIACLYGGYFNGALGVVLLAALAVGGVADTHAANAWKNALSALVSLVAAVVLGIGGAVAWGPTLFLMAATIAGGVAGALLADRLSARGLRAVVIGVGLLAAAGLGLQAA, encoded by the coding sequence GTGGAATGGCTGCCCTGGGTGCTGCTCGCGGTCGCCGGGGCGGGGGCCGGCGCGCTCAACGCAGTCGCCGGTGGCGGTACCTTTCTGACCCTGCCGGCGCTGGTGGCCTTCGGGCTGCCGGCGGTGGGCGCGAACGCCAGCAGCACCGTTGCCCTGGTGCCGGGCTATCTGGCCTCGGCCTGGGTCGGAAGGCGCCATCTGCGCGCGCGTCTCCCGGTGCCGCCGGTAGCAATGCTGCTCGGCGCTACGGTCGCGGCGGCCGCGGGCGCGGGCCTGCTGCTGGCCAGTCCCGAGCGGCTCTTCGCCACCATCGTGCCCTGGCTGGTGCTGGCAGCCACCGTCATCTTCTGGCTGGGCGCACCGCGCGCGGCCGGGGCAGCCAGCGCGACTCGACTGCTGCCGCTGCTGTTGATCGCCTGCCTCTACGGCGGCTACTTCAACGGTGCATTGGGCGTGGTGCTGCTGGCGGCGCTGGCCGTCGGCGGTGTCGCCGACACGCACGCGGCCAACGCCTGGAAGAATGCGCTGTCGGCGCTGGTCAGCCTGGTCGCCGCAGTGGTGCTGGGTATCGGAGGGGCCGTCGCCTGGGGGCCAACGCTGTTCCTGATGGCGGCTACCATTGCCGGCGGAGTAGCGGGGGCGCTTCTGGCGGATCGCCTGTCGGCGCGCGGACTGCGCGCCGTGGTCATCGGCGTCGGGCTGCTCGCGGCCGCCGGTCTCGGCCTTCAGGCGGCGTAG
- the purH gene encoding bifunctional phosphoribosylaminoimidazolecarboxamide formyltransferase/IMP cyclohydrolase, translating into MKPRRALLSVSDKTGLIELARTLVDAGVSLVSTGGTHRALNEAGIPVEEVASVTGFPEIMDGRVKTLHPSIHGGILGRRGTDDTVMAEHGITPIDLVIVNLYPFAQTIARTDCTFDMAVENIDIGGPAMLRAAAKNHAHVGIVVDPSDYEALATAVRGDGLNENFRQRLAAKAFAHTAGYDAAVASYLQQACDPDERHPEQLVAGWQRVDTLRYGENPHQSAAFYREAGAAEGSLGAARLAQGKAMSYNNYADADAAMGCVAQFEEPACVIVKHANPCGVSVRDDLLAAYEAAFATDPTSAFGGIIAFNRPLDGDTAATIVKRQFVEVLIAPEADEAALEALAAKPNIRLLLTGSPDAPPPARRLHSVSGGLLVQDPDTGSITAEQLRTVSKAQPDDATIRDLLFAWRVAKFVKSNAIVYARDGQTIGVGAGQMSRVYSARIAGIKAADEDLEVAGAVMASDAFFPFRDGIDAAAAAGIRAVIQPGGSMRDEEVITAADEHGIAMVFTGMRHFRH; encoded by the coding sequence GTGAAGCCGCGGCGCGCCCTGCTGTCGGTCTCCGACAAGACCGGCCTGATCGAGCTCGCACGCACGCTGGTCGACGCCGGCGTTTCCCTGGTCTCCACCGGCGGCACACATCGTGCGCTGAACGAAGCCGGCATCCCCGTCGAGGAGGTCGCCTCGGTCACGGGCTTCCCCGAGATCATGGACGGCCGCGTCAAGACGCTGCACCCGAGTATCCACGGCGGCATCCTCGGCCGGCGCGGCACCGACGACACGGTCATGGCCGAACACGGCATCACGCCCATCGATCTGGTCATCGTCAATCTCTACCCCTTCGCGCAAACCATCGCACGCACCGACTGCACCTTCGACATGGCGGTGGAGAACATCGATATCGGCGGCCCGGCGATGCTGCGCGCCGCCGCAAAGAATCACGCACACGTCGGCATCGTCGTCGACCCGAGCGATTATGAGGCGCTGGCCACCGCCGTTCGCGGCGACGGCCTGAATGAGAATTTCCGCCAGCGCCTGGCCGCCAAGGCCTTCGCGCACACCGCCGGCTACGACGCTGCCGTAGCGAGCTACCTGCAGCAGGCTTGCGACCCTGACGAGCGCCACCCCGAGCAGCTCGTCGCCGGCTGGCAGCGCGTCGACACGCTGCGCTACGGCGAGAACCCGCACCAGAGCGCCGCTTTCTATCGCGAAGCCGGTGCCGCAGAAGGCTCGCTGGGCGCCGCCAGGCTGGCGCAGGGCAAGGCCATGTCCTACAACAACTACGCCGACGCCGACGCCGCCATGGGCTGCGTCGCGCAGTTCGAGGAGCCAGCCTGCGTCATCGTCAAGCACGCCAATCCCTGCGGTGTATCCGTGCGTGACGATCTGCTCGCGGCCTACGAGGCAGCCTTCGCCACCGACCCGACCTCCGCCTTCGGCGGCATCATCGCCTTCAATCGGCCGCTGGACGGCGACACCGCCGCCACCATCGTCAAGCGCCAGTTCGTGGAAGTACTCATCGCCCCCGAGGCCGACGAGGCTGCGCTCGAAGCGCTGGCCGCCAAGCCCAATATCCGCCTGCTGCTCACCGGCAGCCCGGACGCGCCACCACCGGCACGCCGGCTGCACAGCGTCTCCGGCGGCCTGCTCGTGCAGGATCCGGATACCGGTAGTATCACCGCCGAGCAGCTGCGCACGGTGAGCAAGGCGCAGCCCGACGACGCCACCATCCGCGACCTGCTCTTCGCCTGGCGCGTCGCCAAGTTCGTGAAGTCCAACGCCATCGTCTACGCCCGCGACGGGCAGACCATCGGCGTCGGCGCCGGCCAGATGAGCCGCGTCTACTCGGCGCGCATCGCCGGCATCAAGGCCGCCGACGAGGACCTGGAAGTCGCCGGCGCGGTCATGGCATCGGATGCCTTCTTCCCTTTCCGCGACGGCATCGACGCCGCCGCTGCAGCCGGCATCCGCGCCGTCATCCAGCCCGGGGGCTCGATGCGCGATGAGGAAGTCATCACCGCCGCCGACGAACACGGCATCGCCATGGTCTTCACCGGCATGCGACATTTCCGGCACTGA
- a CDS encoding 3-hydroxyacyl-CoA dehydrogenase NAD-binding domain-containing protein: protein MSVNFEIDKDGIAVITLDMPGRSMNVLNDELTTPLREAIERFETDDAVKGVVITSGKKDFLAGADIDGVYAITDPAEAFKLAEEYKAFLRRLETTGKPAVAALNGTTLGGGLELALACHYRVCLNEARIKIGLPEVKLGLLPGGGGTQRLPRLIGIQAALPLMLEGTELNPTKAKDKGIIDELVDDRGQLVERAKRWCLENPKANQPWDDKKFKWPGGDSKSPANGQMWAIAPSMASAKSWGNYPALTHIQSCVFEGGIVDFATGCQVESRYFAACVVSQESKNMINTLWYQLNAINRGESRPDGIERSKVNKLGILGAGMMGAGIAYVSAKVGIEVVLLDTKQEAADKGKAYSDGLMDKAVKRGKATPADKTALLDRITATTDFNDLEGCDLVIEAVFEDRKIKADVTAKSEAVIPASATFASNTSTLPITSLATASKRPEQFIGLHFFSPVDKMPLVEIIKGEKTSPETLAKGFDYVQQIKKTPIVVNDSRGFYTSRCFATYPMEGMAMLAEGQHPRAIEVAGLQAGMPVGPLAVQDEVSLSLSHHIIEQTRKDYEAEGKEYQGHPGEAVIEKMVSELGREGKRAGKGFYDYPEGGEKLLWPELQKAFPPAAEALDQQTMIERLLFAQANEAARCFEENVVMSVADTNIGSIFGWGFAPFQGGALQYINAYGVERFVARAHELADRFGERFRPAQSLQRMAAEQQRFAA from the coding sequence ATGAGCGTTAACTTCGAGATCGACAAGGACGGCATCGCCGTCATCACGCTGGATATGCCGGGCCGTTCCATGAACGTGCTCAACGACGAGCTGACCACGCCGCTACGCGAAGCCATCGAGCGCTTCGAGACCGACGACGCCGTCAAGGGTGTGGTCATCACCTCCGGCAAGAAGGACTTCCTGGCGGGCGCCGACATCGACGGCGTCTATGCCATTACCGACCCGGCCGAAGCCTTCAAGCTGGCCGAGGAGTACAAGGCCTTCCTGCGCCGCCTGGAGACCACCGGCAAGCCGGCCGTAGCCGCGCTCAACGGCACGACGCTCGGCGGTGGCCTGGAGCTGGCGCTGGCCTGCCACTACCGCGTCTGCCTCAACGAGGCGCGCATCAAGATCGGCCTGCCCGAGGTCAAGCTGGGCCTGCTGCCCGGCGGCGGCGGCACGCAGCGCCTGCCGCGGCTGATCGGCATTCAGGCCGCACTGCCGCTGATGCTGGAAGGCACCGAGCTGAACCCGACCAAGGCCAAGGACAAGGGCATCATCGACGAGCTGGTCGATGACCGCGGGCAGCTGGTGGAGCGCGCCAAGCGCTGGTGCCTGGAGAACCCGAAGGCCAATCAGCCCTGGGACGACAAGAAGTTCAAGTGGCCCGGCGGCGATTCCAAGAGCCCGGCCAATGGGCAGATGTGGGCCATCGCGCCTTCCATGGCCTCGGCCAAGAGCTGGGGCAACTACCCGGCCCTCACCCACATTCAGAGCTGCGTCTTCGAGGGCGGCATCGTCGACTTCGCGACCGGATGCCAGGTCGAGTCGCGCTACTTCGCGGCCTGCGTTGTCTCGCAGGAATCGAAGAACATGATCAACACCCTCTGGTACCAGCTCAACGCGATCAATCGCGGCGAGTCGCGGCCCGACGGCATCGAGCGTTCCAAGGTCAACAAGCTGGGCATTCTCGGCGCCGGCATGATGGGCGCGGGCATCGCCTACGTCTCGGCCAAGGTCGGCATCGAGGTCGTGCTGCTCGACACGAAGCAGGAAGCCGCCGACAAGGGCAAGGCCTACTCCGACGGACTGATGGACAAGGCCGTCAAGCGCGGCAAGGCCACGCCGGCCGACAAGACCGCGCTGCTCGACCGCATCACCGCCACCACGGATTTCAACGATCTGGAAGGCTGCGATCTGGTCATCGAGGCTGTCTTCGAGGACCGCAAGATCAAGGCCGATGTCACCGCCAAGTCCGAGGCCGTGATCCCGGCGAGCGCCACCTTCGCCTCCAACACCTCGACGCTGCCCATCACCAGCCTGGCCACGGCCTCGAAGCGCCCCGAGCAGTTCATCGGCCTGCACTTCTTCTCGCCGGTGGACAAGATGCCGCTGGTCGAGATCATCAAGGGCGAGAAGACCTCGCCGGAGACGCTGGCCAAGGGCTTCGACTACGTGCAGCAGATCAAGAAGACGCCCATCGTCGTCAATGATTCACGCGGCTTCTACACCTCGCGCTGCTTCGCGACCTATCCCATGGAAGGCATGGCGATGCTCGCCGAGGGCCAGCATCCGCGCGCCATCGAGGTCGCCGGCCTGCAGGCCGGCATGCCGGTCGGCCCGCTGGCCGTTCAGGACGAGGTGTCGCTGAGCCTGTCCCACCACATCATCGAGCAGACCCGCAAGGATTACGAAGCCGAGGGCAAGGAATACCAGGGCCATCCGGGCGAGGCGGTCATCGAGAAAATGGTCAGCGAGCTGGGGCGCGAAGGCAAGAGGGCCGGCAAGGGCTTCTACGACTACCCCGAGGGCGGCGAGAAATTGCTTTGGCCGGAGCTGCAGAAAGCCTTCCCGCCGGCTGCCGAGGCCCTGGACCAGCAGACCATGATCGAGCGCCTGCTCTTCGCCCAGGCCAACGAGGCCGCGCGCTGCTTTGAGGAGAACGTGGTGATGTCGGTGGCCGACACCAACATCGGCTCGATCTTCGGCTGGGGCTTCGCGCCCTTCCAGGGCGGCGCGCTGCAGTACATCAACGCCTACGGCGTCGAGCGCTTCGTCGCCCGCGCCCACGAACTGGCCGATCGCTTCGGGGAACGCTTCCGCCCGGCCCAGAGCCTGCAGCGCATGGCAGCTGAACAACAACGTTTCGCCGCTTGA
- a CDS encoding helix-turn-helix domain-containing protein codes for MPDTLPPAPKCLSDQVADSLDDYFSQLNGHTPPGDLYGMVLNQVEGPLLAKVLQHCDGKQSRAAAVLGMNRATLRKKLRQHGLLDSAS; via the coding sequence ATGCCCGATACGTTGCCGCCCGCTCCGAAGTGCCTGTCCGACCAAGTCGCCGACAGCCTCGACGACTACTTCTCGCAGCTCAACGGGCACACGCCTCCGGGCGATCTCTACGGCATGGTGCTGAATCAGGTGGAAGGACCGCTGCTCGCCAAGGTGTTGCAGCACTGTGACGGCAAACAGTCGCGCGCCGCAGCCGTGTTGGGCATGAACAGGGCGACTCTGCGCAAGAAGCTGCGTCAGCACGGTCTTCTGGACAGCGCCTCGTGA
- a CDS encoding TetR/AcrR family transcriptional regulator, protein MNETAPENEGITLPTLDGLNPDTRRRIEEAVLEIFAEREFYRVGLIEVARAANVSLQTIYKYYGSKEALLFSCLDARLSELAARMIDHLQGIADYKERLRKTFWVVLDYFEQNPRVAQLILSSVYVNTWRKHANYQNPLLFGTFMKVLAEGRGRGILNDAVDEKILLDYIFGILARLVQTHVHRGNGNALTANANTYFEMLWRAIATPD, encoded by the coding sequence ATGAATGAGACAGCGCCTGAAAACGAAGGCATCACACTTCCCACCCTGGATGGCTTGAACCCCGATACGCGCCGCCGCATCGAAGAAGCCGTACTGGAAATCTTCGCCGAGCGCGAGTTCTATCGTGTCGGGTTGATCGAGGTCGCGCGGGCGGCCAATGTTTCGCTGCAGACTATCTACAAGTACTACGGCAGCAAGGAAGCGCTGCTCTTCTCCTGCCTTGACGCACGGCTCTCCGAGCTGGCCGCCCGCATGATCGATCACCTGCAGGGCATTGCCGACTACAAGGAGCGCCTGCGCAAGACCTTCTGGGTGGTGCTCGACTACTTCGAGCAGAACCCGCGCGTCGCCCAGCTCATCCTCAGCTCGGTCTACGTCAACACCTGGCGCAAGCACGCCAATTACCAGAACCCGCTGCTCTTCGGCACCTTCATGAAAGTGCTGGCCGAGGGCCGCGGCCGCGGCATCCTCAACGACGCCGTCGACGAGAAGATCCTGCTGGACTATATCTTCGGCATTCTGGCGCGGCTGGTGCAGACCCACGTCCACCGCGGCAATGGCAACGCCCTGACCGCCAACGCCAATACCTATTTCGAGATGCTCTGGCGCGCCATCGCCACGCCGGATTGA
- the prmA gene encoding 50S ribosomal protein L11 methyltransferase, with translation MAWQQLSLDTRYPDFAEEILESQGALSVSVLPAEGAESIFEPGPGETPQWSRARLTALFEEAADLDAVRLAVSELLPDAAEADPEQDEVADTDWVRNCLDAMAPMRFGERLWIAPHHREVDDPTAVVVKLDPGLAFGTGTHPTTDLCLRWLDGAEIEGARVLDYGCGSGILAVAALALGAREAVGVDNDPQAVRATAENARNNGVDERLRYGLSTEHDVGAGYDVVLANILAEPLIRLAPTLLATLRPGGWIVLAGLLDRQAERVMEAYPGIDWQQASCDGWTRLAGCSKSTAE, from the coding sequence ATGGCCTGGCAGCAGCTGAGCCTCGATACGCGTTACCCCGATTTCGCCGAGGAGATACTGGAATCCCAGGGCGCCCTGTCGGTGAGCGTGCTGCCCGCCGAGGGCGCCGAGTCCATCTTCGAGCCCGGCCCGGGCGAGACGCCGCAATGGTCGCGTGCGCGCCTCACCGCGCTGTTCGAGGAAGCGGCCGATCTCGACGCCGTGCGCCTGGCTGTCAGCGAGCTGCTTCCCGACGCTGCGGAAGCCGACCCCGAGCAGGACGAGGTCGCGGACACCGACTGGGTACGCAACTGCCTGGACGCCATGGCGCCGATGCGTTTCGGCGAGCGGCTGTGGATAGCACCACACCATCGGGAAGTCGATGACCCGACCGCGGTGGTCGTCAAGCTCGATCCCGGCCTGGCCTTCGGCACCGGCACACATCCCACGACGGATCTCTGCCTGCGCTGGCTGGACGGCGCCGAGATCGAGGGTGCGCGCGTGCTCGATTACGGCTGCGGCTCCGGCATCCTCGCCGTGGCCGCGCTGGCGCTGGGCGCGCGCGAAGCCGTCGGCGTCGATAACGATCCGCAGGCCGTGCGCGCCACCGCCGAGAACGCGCGCAACAACGGTGTCGACGAGCGTCTGCGCTACGGCCTGAGCACCGAGCATGACGTCGGCGCGGGCTACGATGTGGTACTGGCCAACATCCTCGCCGAACCGCTGATCCGGCTTGCACCGACGCTGTTGGCAACGCTTCGGCCCGGCGGCTGGATCGTGCTGGCCGGCCTGCTCGACCGCCAGGCCGAGCGCGTCATGGAAGCCTATCCGGGCATCGACTGGCAGCAGGCTTCATGCGACGGCTGGACGCGGCTGGCGGGGTGCAGCAAAAGCACGGCCGAATAA
- a CDS encoding acetyl-CoA C-acetyltransferase, which produces MTDAYIFDAVRTPRGKGKADGSLHQITPVHLVGNLLDALRERNDLDTSKVDDLVLGCVTPVGEQGADIARTAVLYAGWDESVAGVTQSRFCASGLESVNLAATKVMSGQEDLVVAGGIESMSRWPMGTDGGAMAMDPRVNQLMGFAPQGVGADLIASLEGFSRADVDAFAVQSQQRAAKAQEAGYFDKTRVPVKDVNGLTVLDHDETIRGNTTVDKLGELKASFAQMGQMGFDATALRKYPTVERINHVHHAGNSSGIVDGAGLMLIGSKEMGEALGLKPRARIRQVAVSGSEPTIMLTGIAPACRKALKRAGMDAKNIDLWEINEAFAAVVMRAARDLGIEMDRVNVNGGSIAMGHPLGATGCIILGTLLDEMERTDKELGMASLCVGGGMGIATIIERTH; this is translated from the coding sequence ATGACCGATGCCTATATCTTCGACGCCGTCCGCACACCCCGCGGCAAGGGCAAGGCCGACGGCAGCCTGCACCAGATCACCCCGGTGCATCTGGTTGGCAACCTGCTAGACGCACTGCGCGAACGCAACGACCTCGACACCTCCAAGGTGGACGACCTCGTCCTCGGCTGCGTCACCCCGGTGGGTGAGCAGGGCGCGGACATCGCGCGCACGGCCGTGCTCTACGCCGGCTGGGACGAGTCGGTGGCCGGCGTGACGCAGTCGCGTTTCTGCGCCTCGGGTCTGGAGTCGGTGAATCTGGCCGCCACCAAGGTCATGTCCGGGCAGGAGGATCTGGTGGTCGCCGGCGGCATCGAGTCGATGAGCCGCTGGCCGATGGGCACCGACGGCGGCGCCATGGCGATGGACCCCCGCGTCAACCAGCTCATGGGCTTCGCGCCGCAGGGCGTGGGCGCCGATCTGATCGCCTCGCTGGAAGGTTTCTCGCGCGCCGATGTCGACGCCTTCGCGGTGCAGTCGCAGCAGCGCGCCGCCAAGGCCCAGGAGGCCGGCTACTTCGACAAGACCCGCGTGCCGGTCAAGGACGTCAACGGCCTGACGGTGCTCGATCACGACGAGACTATCCGCGGCAACACCACCGTCGACAAGCTCGGCGAGCTCAAGGCCAGCTTCGCGCAGATGGGGCAGATGGGCTTCGACGCCACGGCGCTGCGCAAGTACCCGACGGTCGAGCGCATCAACCACGTCCATCACGCCGGCAACAGCTCCGGCATCGTCGACGGCGCCGGCCTGATGCTCATCGGCAGCAAGGAGATGGGTGAGGCACTGGGCCTGAAGCCGCGCGCGCGCATCCGCCAGGTGGCGGTCAGCGGCTCGGAGCCGACCATCATGCTCACCGGCATTGCCCCCGCCTGCCGCAAGGCGCTGAAGCGCGCCGGCATGGACGCCAAGAACATCGACCTCTGGGAAATCAACGAGGCCTTCGCGGCGGTGGTCATGCGCGCGGCACGCGATCTCGGCATCGAAATGGACCGCGTCAACGTCAATGGCGGCTCCATCGCCATGGGCCATCCACTGGGCGCAACCGGCTGCATCATCCTCGGCACCCTGCTCGACGAGATGGAGCGCACCGACAAGGAGCTCGGCATGGCCTCACTCTGCGTCGGCGGCGGCATGGGCATCGCCACCATCATCGAGCGCACGCACTGA